The following DNA comes from Cucumis sativus cultivar 9930 chromosome 7, Cucumber_9930_V3, whole genome shotgun sequence.
TACCTAACTTAGATCTAAGGACATTGGACAATACAGTATATGACAAATGTTCATCAACTATTATTTCAGACACACTGTAACTAACGTAATTGTTAGtttcattgaaaaaaccaTCGAAATAGACTGCAATACTGGTCATCCTGACACacaaatattacaatataggttattataaagtataattgtaaatagtatatggtatatattatataaaacagCATCTAAAAGTATTATATCTCACAggtaatatataaaactaatataaatgtaaataataaatcacatataCAAAGTATTctatattatgataatattataaaattagtataattataaataatatgtggTATATATTTACTAAATCACATCAGGAAACCAATATAATGAGGGGTATATCGTTAAAATATACGATATATACACAAATGATATACTCTTAATGATCTAATCATGTAGTTATGgtgtttaactatttaattttaaatgggtAAAAGAactgttggaattttttgtcctaaaactcgtagtttgtaatcatattctgttcaataaagttgttattgagaaattaaatattataatcctaaatccaataaatcaagttccaaggctattttttgaataaacttgaactttatgtgtaaacataaacgtggatcaagttcgagtatatatagtctaaatagtctatagtatatgaataaaggttgggcgccatatttagagaaactatggatgcggcccactttgtagtacaaacgaggtgatcctaatcgttcatgtagagacatgaaagtgggggcatcctatgtaaagtgtttacataagactgaaccatgaattagtcttttttacgttataacaccgtttactgtttaaaactgactatctcgattattgatgacctaggtaacttaatcttaatcctgagttaactatgaactcctgttcacacgagattatccttagatctgcataggtgagggcagctcatcagcgttggcccaataagcctcccatttcaggggtaagatcgggtggatagctggaaacatagggtacaagatggaattcactcctactcGCTTTATGGTTAGTAGATAgattgttctcttaagcactgaatccaagtcttgaacaaggggcctcACCCTCTCATTAGCCCGAGAggaattaagtttataggttgaaccttaaaccaattgttcaatagtggattagtgggacttaaggagcaagatgtaatcttggggtaaaacggtattttgacccagccaaggttacgagtaacctgtgaaggattaacttactgattatggttttatcaattggacacaaatatatctatagtgaggggagtgcaactacgggactttagtggaatgacccgttaattaacgaatgttgattaactcggtctaaaagagtttagctagttaatcttgaatagttggagcccatgatctataggtcaaTTAGGTTCccctgctagctcatatggattaaacttagaacaatgtgatgaaataagtcgaattgttcgaattgggagaagaaagagaaaccgacaaatatagtgatatagtcgtcggtcttctaattagaaatagagctttatgttttacatactataagtatgaatgcagattcatactaagaagctcggaattgatggaattggtcaaaatagtaaaaagtcaaaatgttgacttttgactttgaaagtAAAACTTTGACatgccttatattcaaatgtgatttgaattttgaaaaaatgaatgcagattcatgctcgggaggttggaattagtcaagacgaacaaaatggtaaaaagtaaaggtttgacttttgacttaaaatatctaatgaccattttacccttggattaagttagtgggaaaatccaacattttgttggataatcccactaactcaGTGAGATATGTGACTATATGAGATGTAGACATCTAGtccactaagttccactaactgttagtggaacattaggtgttgagatttggcaaattaattacatgcatttttgcatgtaattaggttataaataggggagttttcaaatggttgaaaacttttgctttttttttttttattctccaGTATCTCaaccaagaaaaaaacttCTACCTTCCTATTCtcttttatctccattactttctacatcaaattgggtcccacaacccggttctttgtccaAAGGATAgtagttgagtactagtggtggtctcggtttgAATTGGTAAGGAGGTATCACAGTTTTTTGagagcttcaaaggtaatatttcctaaaaccctaatttgattagtttagggttaattgtatcaaagttttttccgctgtgcatgtcttagttctatcaaGAACAAATGACTTATTGTGGATATTATCTTAGCTTAAGGTGATAGAGAATTGAATATGTCGGCGACTTTTAAAGAAGATGCAACTTACGGTTATTACAATTGATAAAACAATGTAATAAGAAGTTAGAAATTTATGATTGAATTTCTAAAAGCTTCAGTGAAAGACAATAATGGTTGCCGGCAATGGAAAATAATAGGTAGAAATATAATCTTGGaaagaagaatataaataggttattacaaattagaataaaattacacatattatactatattttgatttatagttaattgaaaagatacttaaaatttgttatcatGTTAAtcaatcacattaaattaaagatattttggaattcatattaaattcaaataattttcaataaaaaatatttcaaataatattacgaataaaatatctaattagtaatcgtaatatataattaataattattgaaaggTTAGAAATGTTcgtaaaatattattttttctatttaaaaaaataatttttaaattagtacattcatacaatttcttattcaagtaatgggtttaaaatttttcttaaaaataataaaattaaatgagataaGGCCTGTTtaccatttcttttcctttttttatgtTGGTAGgagagagaaatttttttaaaaaaataataatgtagaATCCAAAAAATCCACCCATTTTACCAAAGTACTTTTGAATCAcacattttactatttttttttttaaaagacacCCCATTTTCAAATCACAccacttttataatttaagaaaatggtaaaaaaaaaaaaaaaaaaaaaaagaacatttgaTAATTCATTTCGGTCCAACTGTATATACATTTTGtcaactttttatatatttttttaaaaaaagcccTGTAATTTAACCTAACCAAAATTTATGGTTAATCAATACCCTGTGgcttaaaactaaattttgctATTCATTGTTTGAGTTCCTCTCAGTATTAATGGCTAGTCGTCCCTAGTCAAACCAACACACACTACCCCCTTCATCTCTCCCTTTCCCTCTCTGGAAACTTAACATCCAACACCTCTCCCATGGCGGCCCTCGTCGCCGATCTCTTCGCCTTACTCAAAATCTTTCTCTCAGTCCTCGCCTCTTTACTCTACTCCTATTTCATATCCTCAAAGCTCCCAAAAGGCCTCCCAAGGCTCCTTTCTCTCCTCCCAATCCTCTCCCTTTTCACTCTTCTCCCTCTTCTTGTCTCCTCCATCTTATTCGCCGCCATTGTCTCCTCCATCGTCACTTGGCTCACTTCCTTCAAGctcctcctcttttctttccattcaGGCCCTTTAGTTTCCGACCCACCACTTCCATTTCTTCTGTTCGTTTCTCTCGCTTTTTTCCCAATCAgaatcaagaaaaaggaatCCCAAAAACCCATTGATTCTCCTAAATTGCCTATCAATTTTCCGGCGAAAGTGTTTTTGTTCACCGTCTTGATGGCCGTCGAAGATTCTCTGCCCCCTTATATGAAGCTCTGTTTTAATTGTGTGGCTCTGTATTTCTTCATCGACATTGTTGTTGGATTTTTCAATACGATTGCGAGATGGGTTTTTGGAATCGAGTTCGAAGAGCCATCCAACGAGCCGTATTTATCTACCTCGCTTCAGGATTTTTGGGGGAGGAGGTGGAATATATTGGTTTCAAATCTTTTGAGATTGACTGTTTTTATACCAGTTAGGAGCGCCATGATCGACGTGGCAGGTCGGCGGCGGTCGGCGGCTGTGGGAGTGTTTGCGGTGTTTGTGGTGTCGGGACTAATGCACGAACTGCTGTTTTACTATGTGAACCGAGAGTCTCCGAGTTGGGAGGTTACTGGATTTTTTGTGCTTCAAGGAGTTTGTGTACTGCTGGAATTTCAGTTGAAGATGGCGGTGGGGGAAAAGTTTCGTATGCATTATGCGGTTTGTTGGGTGTTGACGATGGGGTTTGTGGTTGTTACCGCCTCCTGGCTGTTCTTTCCGCCGGTTTTGAGGAATGGGACGGTGGCCAGATTAACTGGAGATTGTAGGGCGGTGCTAGAGTTGGTGAATGATCTCGTTAAGTTCGTTCTTAAAAGTTCATCTTGAAAGGTTTGCttcttttgtccttttttgTTGAATGTATAGTTTACGTGGTTTATTGGAACATTTCAACTAAACCTATTGGTGGGATGGATTAGTAACATTTTGGACCAATTAACAACCTAAATGAATTTTCAATCTTCTATTAtcaacattatttatttattattttttaagttatttattaacttaacatacttcaatttttcaaccatacattttaataactaaactttcctaaaattaaatataaaattgtgcATAtctattacaaattttaaaaataacttgataataataaatataaattataatatcagtgaattgtaatatatattttaattaaattgaaaattcaacttGTTTCTAGTAAATAGGTTTAAAAAGTAACCCAAACTCAATTCAAtccgaaaaaaatattgaagatggaaagagagaaaaaaaagattgaattaatttcttttgttggttCAATTAGGAGAATTTGAAACTTTATAGTATTACTTAGATTTTAATgcatcaaacaaaaagaaaaaactaagaaGTTGATTTCAAGTGTAATGCATGCGTGCAAATATCCTTAGCTTTTAAATGTAGCCAAacgaaataaatatttataaatacaataaaatatcactGATGAACAttgataaataacaaatagaTGTTGATAGATGTCTATCGCtatctattattataatttaaaattttatatttataaatataatctaaCAATTTTGGTATAAAAAAGTGTTTGATAGATTTTTGTAGTTATGGAAACAAATAAGgacaaatttgttttatattaatttcagTACAAGGGAGATCATGATGACTAATTACAACTGCATCCTTTCATCATAATTTTGGTAAGTGgtttatttaactaaatattttattattcaactAGTGTTATGACTTTATTCAGCAATCttctattatttatgattttaatgaAGTTATTATCAGAGCTTAGAAGaaattatcatttttgaaatgtttgaaGTAATTTCATGATTGTTTGTGAACTTTGAAATGATTTAGGTTCTCAATTCGAAGATGAGCATGAAATGTTTGAAGGAAAACATGATAATAAAGTTTACGAAACCACAAGATTTGCTTAAGATGATTTCTTAGGTTCATGCACATCAAGTATATATATCCTAACATAGAttcgatatatatataagattttgAGATCCACTAGTTTAACGTATACATTTAAACTTTGAGAAATGTGTATTTGGTTTTTTGAAACTATTACATACGTCAATACATAGAAATTACTTGGTTCATGACATGACTAGTGATTAATGCATCATAAGACTTATCAATTTGTATAGTATATGATTAGGATATTGATATACCATGCGTAATTAAGTCTTTTATGTGTTAAGTTTAACTATAAATTTGAGTACGTGGTGATTTATTTTATCAGCATTTATGTATTTCAAGagatgtttttataaaaaaattatatgttttaatcGTCTTTTAGAGTCCCGAAAATTTTTCAtgattcacatttttttaaaaaaaatatacattggATCAATAGGTACAACGAGACATCTCCACTAGGTGGACACCTCCTTAGTACTCTCATAATTTCCGcttcattaataatatgaaaagttaGAATAGGAAgcaagaaatacaaaaaatgctAGAGAGTAGCCTATGAGACCCGAAACCTCGAAGCCCCGatgaaaaacattaaaatacattgaggtttaaaataatactactagtaaaatagtttttgaaaatgggAGAGTGACTAGTCCATAATCTAGTGTGGGCTTGTATATATTCCCATAAAGCAAGcagagattttttttctccattcaAAATTCTCTTGTTTCTTTCTAACCATATAGACCAGAGGGTGACGACCGCCATGTTTAAGTGGATAACCTGTTTTTTCGACTTAAGTCTATTTCTATAAATGTAATTGCACAGGTAGAGCAGTATTGTCAAAGTTGTACTGATGATTTAGAAGAGCTCCAACCTTTTCCCAAATGTCTTTGTTGCAAGGATAGCTACAGaatagattgtttttgttttcttcactaGTTTTGCAGAGAACACACCAGGATGGGTTCAAGTATATTTAGACAGGTGGTGGTAGATTTCCACATGCTTCACATTGcataaaagaattttgaattagtgTTGAGAATGTGAAAAACTTTCGATTGAgattattttcttatgaaCTATTGCCACTTGTTGAGTTTGTTGACTCATTTTCTTtactgtatttttttttcccaccAGGTAGCACACAAGAGTATCCAATGGGCATACTAAGATTGATAACACTGCCAGCACTCTATTGCAcgttatatttcaatttacaTTATGGATTAagtaatttgttttatgtcTGTCtttgaaactatatatttGTGACAAACCTTAAGTTTACAGCAATGGTTTATAGATTAtaacttcaataatttcttgTTTATAATCAATTTTACTACTACAGTGTAGCTTATGGATTTTCTGAACTTGGCCAATGAAACATGTACTGCGATTCGACCCACTAGATGGTGGAGCTAGCTGTGAAACAAATTGTTTAGAAGTGGTTCgttctatttgattttattttttcttagattttgttttaaaaaatcattactAGTACGTTAATCGgctaaaaaaacatatattttgatttgataatGCTTTGTTAAGTTGAAATCTATTCACATTGAACATCCCAacttaaatttagaataatttggGACAAATGTGTTGCATGATGTAGTTTAAGGTGGTGttatttttgctatagttAGGTGGGTTTGTCTACATTTGCAAGCCACCTATTAAATAATGATCCTAACTTTAAACCTTTAGATTCACTATGTTCATGAATATGTGTGTTCGTACGAGATTttcggagaaatttaattcgtggacttgaacttgagttgatgttgtatttttgttgatttgatgtgatacggttcaatctctagaatttgatcctctgattctctctcgacTGGATGCTTCAGCTTGATTTCACTAGTAGAAAAATGGTCTACTATGACAGTTGTATATATCCCAAATtgaaaggagaaaataaaaaattgtcacaaaagctaaaaaaccGCGTTTTTGGCGGAAAAGACGGAATTTTTCGGATTTTACTTtccgcgacagttatttggtgtcataaaagatacaaaaaatattttatttaatttattaaaataaaatttattttaaataaaaatttattaaaatcagattttttcctaattctaaaaacattaaataatttatttattaaaataaaacatctccaaaactttttctctacctcctcctcttcttcttcttctcttcttcttctcttcttcttcttcttctctgtaGAAGATCCACACGTCGCCCCTCTTCGATTTTTCCTCCCTTCCGCTAACaatctctctccctctctcacgTACGCCGGAAAAGACTAGACTTTTGGTCAACAACGCGCAAaatccctctctttctctccttcagcCGATGCAACCACCCAACACCCCTTGCACTGCTGAACTCACTGGTGAATCTCaacaattatttctattgtttgtatttatacagtatattaacttcaaatgctttcattttacccacaatgtgatatattgatggttctttttatgaaaaacatccctcatagttttgcttttatatgagatatgtgtttgttttgtctaccatcctattcaatattgttgtttacaatcatttttctaatttgaatctacattttttctttatggttggCTATGtgatgaaacattttggtagcttacaatgtgtttgatgaaatgcctcaatgaagcatttttggtagcttacaatgtgtttgatgaaatgcctcaatgaagcatttggttgattttttattgatatttgttcGTTCGAATTAGGAAATCAAGGTCAAGGGAGATGTCATGGCTATGGGCTGaagctttgagaaaaagagaatgaaaaatgaaatgtgagattttaaactttgatagTGTGTAGggtctttttgtttgtctatgcATTTTCCAAGTGAATTTtagtacttttgatttttctattgatattttgtttatggttgCTATTGAGTTGCTTTGATTGAAGGATAGAGGGAAGtgattattgataattataggtatgttctctctccctttcttaCAATAAGGATAGTagcaacaaaaattactaCATGTTCtatattgaaaggaaaaacaaaaaaatgatggtgaattaagatttattttgtatggtaGAATTTTATTTGCCACTTACCATGCTAGATCTTTCCAAGAggagtaaatttgaaaatgtcgaAATACACCCTCTGCTTGAAACATAAACCGCGATGTATGTTATACACATTGGAAATGTATGAATGTGTATGTTGAAACTTAAGCCTATACACTTTCCAAGAGAATTTATGTATGTtatctatttggtttttggctttaagtttttgaaacttaaGCCTATACACTTTTTTTACCTCTACTTTTTATCAacgtttttaaactatattttcttcCTATGACTACCTTAtgacattttgaataattgattgaattgagGATTAGCATAAAGTTCTCTTACTTCAAGGACGTTGTCGTTATTTGTTCAAGTAAGTAGTGTCTACCTCCCT
Coding sequences within:
- the LOC101212989 gene encoding probable long-chain-alcohol O-fatty-acyltransferase 5, which translates into the protein MAALVADLFALLKIFLSVLASLLYSYFISSKLPKGLPRLLSLLPILSLFTLLPLLVSSILFAAIVSSIVTWLTSFKLLLFSFHSGPLVSDPPLPFLLFVSLAFFPIRIKKKESQKPIDSPKLPINFPAKVFLFTVLMAVEDSLPPYMKLCFNCVALYFFIDIVVGFFNTIARWVFGIEFEEPSNEPYLSTSLQDFWGRRWNILVSNLLRLTVFIPVRSAMIDVAGRRRSAAVGVFAVFVVSGLMHELLFYYVNRESPSWEVTGFFVLQGVCVLLEFQLKMAVGEKFRMHYAVCWVLTMGFVVVTASWLFFPPVLRNGTVARLTGDCRAVLELVNDLVKFVLKSSS